A genome region from Methanococcoides burtonii DSM 6242 includes the following:
- a CDS encoding CPBP family intramembrane glutamic endopeptidase, with protein MDPDIGSEDVALQNGRVKYFLNMEHLTIIIPSLTIILAELSLFFGYTKLSTWVHIILLVVLTLSTIVINDADTQYLFRAFILLSLLRILNLSMPVFFDLTLYSYVFIYAPLLIPIYVLVKDQGLDMKSLGMVRSIRYYELPLALLVGLIIALGEFMIIKPGYLIPDLSFFNLLKISIVMIIFVGFFEEIIFRSILQTKLESMIGKYQGLFLASILFGVMHSGYGTLYEMLFTAFAGLVLGYMYQRSRSLFLVSITHGFVNVFLFGVLPHLA; from the coding sequence ATCATTATTCCTTCCCTTACAATTATACTAGCTGAGCTTTCGTTATTCTTTGGATATACAAAGCTCTCTACATGGGTGCATATTATTTTGCTGGTGGTACTGACCTTATCGACCATTGTTATCAATGATGCGGACACTCAGTATCTTTTCCGTGCTTTCATCCTACTTTCCCTGTTGCGTATATTGAACCTGTCGATGCCGGTGTTCTTTGATCTGACATTATACTCTTATGTGTTCATATATGCGCCCCTTTTAATTCCTATCTATGTTCTGGTGAAGGACCAGGGGCTTGATATGAAATCTCTGGGTATGGTAAGGTCCATCAGGTATTATGAATTACCTCTTGCTCTGCTGGTAGGTCTGATCATTGCATTAGGTGAGTTCATGATCATCAAACCGGGTTATCTTATTCCGGACCTTTCATTTTTCAATTTGCTTAAGATCTCAATTGTGATGATAATTTTTGTAGGTTTCTTTGAAGAGATCATTTTCAGGTCGATACTGCAAACAAAACTGGAGTCGATGATAGGTAAATATCAGGGACTTTTTCTTGCAAGTATCCTTTTCGGTGTCATGCACTCCGGATATGGTACGCTTTATGAGATGCTCTTCACTGCGTTTGCGGGATTGGTGCTGGGATATATGTATCAGAGAAGCCGAAGTCTATTTTTAGTTAGCATTACTCACGGTTTTGTTAATGTGTTCCTTTTCGGAGTTCTGCCCCATCTGGCATGA
- a CDS encoding TIGR04279 domain-containing protein, whose product MSRLCTGITLILALLITFSFITVVSANTTNDEYIMEISIGEQHVSFADHDDPAEGNWISLSGGNAFKVPSPFTFTYNGISSKNAIIKGRNITVDLNVENNIDHVMSYPYDTHQMYVAKNGLDDVSFTFHGSGYFASREVDVYLFNSSIVDLKHVLDDAMQGNSASAQAIYDNSRATEGVLLDASGDMSMTYTDMTPGSYGIIIILADDITEENIVLSATAFEVLDHKADLKITRNSKDVQLDITVEDAPDKTYTYGAILIKESAYTTDVRFDFDGTKDGIDVFMNSIPIIDGFDLVGMSKNDIDGSDVEERLTDIFGADNISVAYNAVYGTNATLYANTTGLSEGDYLVFTGVTSGYNMVAFEQDEIYITDLGMNISGGPGDEITINDTKNKIRVTIGLNQSLEAGMLQIKKQRPLPKDISNPLFDTPVGFVTFKENVNLSKAMGYAYIFINYEDSDLKGMDENNLKIYWYDENNTTWVPLEGSGNPSFCLDTGHNTTENYIWAKVTHFSTYAIGGVDVGQSQNGKGHSFGKAFIRDLFTPEEPKKAVDEPLNAVVDEEIPQTSGIPETGPESSVLEKISKTKLIGAIAPALLLGLLLLARRKRNK is encoded by the coding sequence ATGAGCAGATTATGCACTGGAATAACTTTAATTTTAGCCTTATTGATCACATTCTCATTCATTACAGTGGTATCTGCAAATACCACGAATGATGAGTATATAATGGAAATAAGCATCGGTGAGCAACACGTCAGTTTTGCCGATCATGATGATCCGGCAGAAGGTAACTGGATAAGCCTTAGCGGCGGGAATGCCTTTAAAGTACCCTCACCCTTCACTTTCACCTATAACGGAATAAGCAGCAAGAACGCGATCATAAAAGGACGGAACATTACGGTCGATCTCAACGTGGAGAATAACATAGACCATGTGATGAGCTATCCATACGATACCCATCAGATGTACGTAGCAAAGAACGGACTTGACGATGTATCCTTCACATTCCACGGCTCCGGCTATTTTGCCAGCCGGGAAGTGGACGTGTATCTTTTCAACTCATCCATAGTGGACCTGAAACACGTTCTTGATGATGCCATGCAAGGGAATTCCGCAAGTGCTCAGGCCATCTATGACAACTCCCGGGCAACAGAAGGAGTATTGCTTGATGCCAGCGGGGACATGTCAATGACCTATACAGACATGACACCCGGCTCATATGGAATAATCATCATCCTCGCCGATGACATAACTGAAGAGAACATAGTGCTCTCCGCCACTGCCTTCGAGGTCCTGGACCACAAGGCTGATCTGAAGATCACCCGCAACAGCAAGGATGTCCAGCTCGACATCACAGTGGAAGATGCACCTGACAAGACCTACACCTACGGTGCCATACTCATAAAGGAAAGCGCTTATACCACCGATGTCCGCTTTGATTTCGATGGAACCAAAGATGGGATAGATGTGTTCATGAACAGCATCCCCATAATAGATGGCTTCGACCTCGTGGGAATGTCAAAGAACGATATTGATGGCTCAGATGTAGAGGAACGTCTGACCGATATATTCGGAGCGGACAACATATCCGTGGCATACAATGCAGTATATGGTACCAATGCGACCCTCTATGCAAATACAACCGGCCTTTCCGAAGGGGATTACCTTGTGTTCACAGGAGTCACCTCCGGCTACAACATGGTTGCTTTTGAGCAGGATGAAATCTACATCACTGACCTGGGAATGAACATCTCAGGAGGTCCGGGTGATGAGATCACAATCAATGACACAAAGAACAAGATCCGTGTCACCATCGGCCTGAACCAAAGTCTTGAAGCAGGCATGTTACAGATCAAAAAACAGAGACCATTACCAAAAGATATCTCGAACCCACTCTTTGACACCCCTGTTGGATTTGTTACCTTCAAAGAGAATGTCAACCTCAGCAAAGCTATGGGATACGCCTACATATTCATCAATTATGAGGACAGTGACCTGAAAGGAATGGATGAGAATAACCTGAAGATCTACTGGTATGATGAGAACAATACCACCTGGGTCCCACTGGAAGGATCAGGAAACCCATCATTCTGCCTTGATACCGGTCACAACACCACAGAGAACTACATCTGGGCAAAGGTCACTCATTTCTCCACATACGCTATTGGAGGGGTCGATGTAGGACAAAGCCAAAATGGAAAAGGACACTCATTCGGGAAGGCCTTTATAAGGGACCTGTTCACCCCTGAAGAACCAAAGAAGGCCGTAGATGAGCCATTGAATGCAGTAGTGGATGAAGAAATACCACAAACTTCCGGCATACCTGAAACAGGCCCGGAGAGTAGTGTCCTGGAAAAAATTTCCAAAACAAAACTGATAGGAGCAATAGCACCGGCATTATTACTCGGGCTCCTGCTGCTGGCAAGGCGAAAAAGGAACAAATAA